From the Streptomyces nodosus genome, the window GGTCGGCTCTCTTCTTCTGGATCCAACGGAGACATGAACGTGTGGGGGTCGGTGTTCCACGGCCTCACCACGAACCGGTAAGCGCTTGCTAAGAGGGCGCGTCCTTGCGGCTCCCCACAGGCGCAGGGGTCGGGCGGGCGGTGGTACAAGGGGGGCGGAGCGGTCGCCTCACCGGTGCGGGCGGGGCGAGGGGATCAGTCGGGGCGCCGGTGCGACGCCGGGGCCGGGGTGTGGTGGGGTCCGGGGCACGGGGCCGGGTCCGTAGGGGTCAAGGGCTCACCGCCTTCCCCACCAGGGCCGCGGCCTCGTCCCGGTCCCGTCGGCCGTCGGCGACGACGGTGACGATCCGGCGCACGACCGTGTCGCCGGGGGCCATCGGGAGCCGCTCGTCGAAGGCCAGGGAGGAGCCCACCCCCGGGTACTCACCGGACCGTACGAACCACGGGTCCCGCCGGGTGTCCTCGGTGGCCCCCGCGAAGACCAGGGTCCAGGCGGTGCCGGCGAGGGCGACCCAGTCGGCCCGGGTGCCGTGGACCTCCGCCTCGCCCTCGCGTCCGGCGGTGAAGACCCGGGGGGCCTCGGCCTCCTTGCGGGCGCGCCAGAAGAAGCCGCCGTAGGCCGCTCCGGGACGCCCGTTGGTGGCGGGGCTGCCGATCGACAGCGGATCCGGCGTCACATTGGTGAGCGAGAAGGTGAAGTCCAGCGCCCAGGCGTCGCCGCCGAGTTCGGTGGTGGTGACGGTCCGGCGCTCGCGCAGCAGTTCACGGCCCGCGGCCACCCAGCGCAGCTCCTCCGTGAAGCCGTCCGGGTCGCGGAGCGGGAAGGCGGTGTGCCGCTGGGCGCCGTGGTTGTCCAGCTCGGTCGGGC encodes:
- a CDS encoding DUF6807 domain-containing protein, producing the protein MTTDDTLVLRAAGRPVARYTVRPELSARLSPRPYLHPVTTLAGTAVTELSPADHPHHLGVGVAVPDVEGHNFWGGRTFVRDRGPTELDNHGAQRHTAFPLRDPDGFTEELRWVAAGRELLRERRTVTTTELGGDAWALDFTFSLTNVTPDPLSIGSPATNGRPGAAYGGFFWRARKEAEAPRVFTAGREGEAEVHGTRADWVALAGTAWTLVFAGATEDTRRDPWFVRSGEYPGVGSSLAFDERLPMAPGDTVVRRIVTVVADGRRDRDEAAALVGKAVSP